In Pedobacter sp. WC2423, the following are encoded in one genomic region:
- a CDS encoding HAD family hydrolase gives MLSKYKVILWDFDGVIMDSMPIRSKGFELVLAQYPKEQVDELMAYHELNGGLSRYVKFRYFFEQIRKETITEAQVLEFAAQFSEIMLSLLMDEKLLITDSVEFIKANWQDFQMHIVSGSDGKELRMINDELGLSKYFKTINGSPTPKKQLVAEVLTANHYDKNEVVLIGDSINDYDAATVNNISFTGYNNPELKRLSENYITQFKLIVSQ, from the coding sequence ATGCTATCAAAGTATAAAGTAATATTATGGGATTTCGATGGAGTCATTATGGACTCCATGCCCATAAGATCAAAAGGATTTGAGCTGGTATTAGCGCAATACCCAAAAGAACAAGTGGACGAGCTGATGGCTTATCATGAACTGAATGGTGGTCTTTCCAGGTATGTGAAATTCAGATATTTTTTTGAACAGATCAGGAAAGAAACGATTACTGAGGCGCAGGTGCTGGAGTTTGCAGCTCAATTTTCTGAAATCATGCTTTCTCTTTTGATGGATGAGAAACTATTGATTACTGATAGTGTTGAATTTATCAAAGCGAACTGGCAGGATTTCCAGATGCATATCGTTTCCGGATCTGACGGTAAAGAACTTCGAATGATCAATGACGAGCTGGGACTTTCCAAATACTTTAAAACCATCAATGGTTCTCCGACTCCCAAAAAACAATTGGTAGCAGAGGTATTAACAGCGAATCATTACGATAAAAATGAAGTTGTGCTGATCGGTGATTCTATCAATGACTATGACGCGGCCACAGTCAATAATATTTCATTTACAGGCTACAACAATCCTGAACTGAAACGTCTTTCTGAAAATTATATCACGCAATTCAAGCTCATCGTTTCCCAATGA
- a CDS encoding glycosyltransferase family 4 protein: MSLIPKKIRILLDAHIFDHSFQGTATYMYGLYSALVEFEGLEISLCANDLQHLKALFPDPRFKFVQLNASSSIKRLLTEYPRLIKEGKYDYAHFQYIVPFVKNCKFINTVHDLLFLEFKQYFPWSYRISRKVLFLASAKRSDIVLTVSAYSRIDVSKKFRIAKEQIHVTPNAVTVNPAKVASEINIKAKYGIEKYILFVSRFEPRKNHNGLLKAFLNLKLYEQGYNLVFIGSKKEKIEQDAFDELQTLIQEDNRKYVHFLEGISWPDLNAFYQQAEVFAFPSLAEGFGIPPIEAAMNGCKVICSNQTAMSEFSFFKYLFDPADQSGFESMLRAVLDDQEYPFEQIKQEIASRYNWEVIADKFYNIISKDHICA, encoded by the coding sequence ATGAGTTTGATACCAAAAAAGATAAGAATTCTGCTCGACGCACATATTTTTGATCATTCTTTTCAGGGCACAGCCACTTATATGTATGGACTGTATTCCGCATTGGTAGAATTCGAAGGACTTGAAATCTCTTTATGTGCGAATGACCTTCAGCATTTAAAAGCGCTGTTTCCTGATCCAAGATTTAAATTTGTGCAGTTGAATGCAAGTTCCAGCATCAAAAGATTGCTGACTGAATACCCCAGGCTGATTAAAGAGGGGAAATATGATTATGCACACTTTCAATATATTGTTCCCTTTGTTAAAAACTGCAAGTTTATCAATACTGTTCACGACCTGCTGTTTTTGGAGTTTAAACAATATTTCCCATGGTCTTACCGGATCAGCAGAAAAGTGCTTTTTTTGGCTTCTGCTAAAAGATCAGATATTGTCTTAACAGTTTCAGCATATTCACGAATTGATGTTTCTAAAAAGTTCCGGATTGCTAAAGAGCAGATTCATGTGACTCCGAATGCCGTTACAGTAAACCCGGCAAAAGTAGCATCCGAAATTAATATCAAAGCTAAATATGGTATAGAGAAGTATATCTTATTCGTAAGCCGCTTTGAGCCCAGAAAAAATCACAATGGGCTCCTGAAAGCCTTCCTGAATTTAAAACTATACGAGCAAGGCTATAACCTGGTTTTTATCGGGAGTAAAAAAGAGAAAATTGAGCAAGACGCTTTTGATGAATTACAAACCTTGATTCAGGAGGATAACCGGAAATATGTCCATTTTCTGGAAGGCATCAGCTGGCCCGATCTGAACGCTTTCTATCAGCAGGCAGAAGTTTTTGCTTTTCCTTCCTTGGCCGAAGGTTTTGGTATTCCGCCGATAGAAGCAGCCATGAACGGATGTAAGGTGATTTGTTCCAATCAGACGGCGATGTCAGAATTTAGCTTTTTCAAATACTTATTTGATCCCGCAGACCAATCCGGATTTGAATCTATGTTACGTGCAGTACTGGATGATCAGGAATACCCTTTTGAACAAATCAAACAAGAGATAGCCAGTAGATATAACTGGGAAGTGATAGCAGATAAATTTTATAATATAATTAGCAAAGATCATATATGCGCATAG
- a CDS encoding 3-deoxy-manno-octulosonate cytidylyltransferase produces MNFIVVIPARYQSTRFPGKPLIDIKGKSMLLRTYEQCIQAVDKSLVYVATEDQRIVEHCESFGIQVLLTSDNCLTGTDRIAEVAALVKADYYINVQGDEPLFNPDDITQMISRLDTYPGEILNGYCPITDERQYRSKSVPKVVFRPDGRLLYMSRSPVPGNKSLDFVKAWRQVCVYAFPYTALKAFAETKNKTVLEAEEDIEILRFLELNYEVRMIELSSESIAIDNPEDLTEVLAKLKEDAIKV; encoded by the coding sequence ATGAATTTTATTGTAGTTATTCCCGCACGGTATCAATCGACCAGGTTTCCAGGAAAACCGTTAATCGATATAAAAGGTAAAAGCATGTTATTGCGCACCTATGAACAATGTATTCAGGCCGTAGATAAGAGTTTAGTCTATGTGGCTACTGAAGATCAGCGCATTGTAGAACACTGCGAGTCCTTTGGTATTCAGGTCTTATTAACCTCAGACAACTGCTTAACCGGTACAGACCGGATTGCTGAAGTTGCAGCGCTGGTGAAAGCAGACTATTACATCAATGTTCAGGGTGATGAACCTTTGTTCAACCCTGATGATATTACTCAAATGATTTCCCGCCTGGATACTTATCCGGGGGAGATCCTCAATGGGTATTGTCCGATTACAGATGAAAGACAGTACAGAAGCAAATCTGTACCCAAAGTTGTTTTCAGACCAGATGGCAGGCTTTTATATATGTCAAGAAGCCCTGTTCCGGGAAATAAAAGCCTGGATTTTGTGAAAGCATGGAGACAAGTATGCGTGTATGCATTTCCTTACACGGCTTTAAAAGCTTTTGCTGAAACTAAAAATAAGACTGTTCTGGAGGCAGAAGAGGATATTGAGATTCTGAGGTTTCTGGAGCTGAATTATGAAGTGAGAATGATTGAGTTGTCCAGTGAATCTATTGCGATAGATAATCCGGAAGACCTGACAGAAGTATTGGCTAAATTAAAAGAAGATGCTATCAAAGTATAA
- a CDS encoding alpha-2,8-polysialyltransferase family protein, translating into MLIIVGSPWQALLAKSYMLKENITDPQYIIEKSSPKSFAEIIKILDADQDSIRMVIEWSQLSVLSRAKAKIASSYIDAIRQALQHDYFKAVEKILVFSEQTVLFKIIYDLFGDDKTYLKSEDGILDYLPELKHHSLFKQIAGYVFIQSKVKYYVYKNYYHIFSQVIMFSKVEEVSPECYVPLASLKKEFLTVLKTAYQITEGGDTFKGKDVLLLCQSLSEDKVVPLQEELKLYEKFIQRCNDLKMTVIIKPHPRSCPEKIEALSKLTSSQVEFFEDYGIPAESMLLNGKFKEVVGVYSNTIIYAHEFFGVKGISLLTPQMIDLLARKEKKKFTYIYAQLRKYFSNEYTVFQ; encoded by the coding sequence ATGTTGATCATCGTAGGAAGTCCATGGCAAGCTCTTTTGGCTAAGAGCTATATGCTGAAAGAGAATATAACTGACCCGCAATACATCATTGAGAAATCATCTCCGAAATCATTCGCAGAGATTATAAAAATACTCGATGCTGATCAGGATTCGATCCGCATGGTTATTGAATGGTCGCAACTCTCTGTGCTTTCCAGGGCGAAAGCTAAAATTGCATCTTCCTATATCGATGCGATCAGGCAGGCCCTGCAACACGATTATTTTAAAGCTGTTGAAAAAATCCTGGTCTTTTCTGAGCAAACCGTGCTCTTTAAAATCATTTATGATCTTTTTGGAGATGATAAAACTTATCTCAAATCAGAGGATGGAATTCTGGACTATTTGCCAGAGCTCAAACACCACAGTTTATTCAAACAAATTGCCGGGTATGTATTCATCCAATCCAAAGTCAAATATTACGTCTATAAAAATTATTATCACATTTTCAGCCAGGTGATCATGTTCAGTAAGGTTGAGGAAGTGAGTCCGGAGTGTTATGTTCCACTGGCAAGCCTTAAAAAGGAATTTCTGACTGTCCTGAAAACGGCTTATCAAATCACTGAAGGTGGTGATACCTTTAAAGGTAAAGATGTCCTGCTGCTCTGCCAATCTCTTTCTGAAGATAAAGTCGTTCCGCTGCAAGAAGAACTGAAGCTGTATGAGAAATTCATTCAACGCTGTAACGACTTAAAAATGACGGTGATTATTAAACCCCATCCACGTTCATGTCCGGAAAAAATTGAAGCTTTAAGTAAGCTCACCTCCAGTCAGGTAGAGTTTTTTGAAGACTACGGTATTCCGGCAGAATCCATGCTGCTGAATGGGAAATTTAAAGAAGTTGTTGGCGTTTATTCTAATACGATTATCTATGCCCACGAATTTTTTGGTGTTAAAGGGATTTCTTTGCTCACCCCACAGATGATTGACCTTTTAGCCCGTAAAGAAAAAAAGAAATTTACTTATATCTACGCGCAGTTAAGAAAGTATTTTAGTAATGAATATACTGTTTTTCAATAG
- a CDS encoding glycoside hydrolase family 99-like domain-containing protein: MNLTSFLPFRMNIAILAIAIIPFTGSFQSSPPEKPAADIKLGAYYFDGWTGKYAQHISPKLMNAFANRKPKWGWITSSQNVVDQQIIAASNAGLSFFSFCWYYSGKDKYKTEPLNNALKYFQKSANTDKMEFCLMVANHKGFEIGTADWSTVQAEWVKQFKTPNYLKVNGKPLLIIFSVGNLVKDLGSADAVKSAFQELKTAAAASGLTGVTMAACISGDARSVKQAQDCGFDILTGYNQHSAGFTAKTTQIPIDSMRTAEKRLWNRVAKISDLPYIPVSTLNWDPRPWAATNNAYDTAPYFVGYSEQSVYNSVSGMMTWMNKNAAHLTKENIALLYAWNENGEGAYLTPSAKGPDFLRGLQKALNKQ; the protein is encoded by the coding sequence ATGAATTTGACATCGTTTCTTCCTTTCAGGATGAACATTGCAATCCTGGCGATTGCGATCATCCCTTTTACCGGTAGCTTTCAAAGCAGCCCACCAGAAAAACCAGCTGCTGATATTAAATTGGGAGCTTATTATTTTGACGGATGGACTGGAAAATATGCACAGCATATCAGTCCAAAACTAATGAACGCTTTTGCGAACAGGAAACCAAAATGGGGGTGGATCACAAGTTCTCAGAACGTTGTTGATCAGCAGATTATAGCAGCCTCTAATGCCGGGCTATCTTTCTTTAGTTTCTGCTGGTATTACAGCGGGAAAGACAAATATAAAACAGAGCCTTTAAATAATGCACTGAAATATTTTCAAAAATCTGCCAATACCGATAAAATGGAATTCTGTCTGATGGTGGCTAACCATAAAGGATTTGAAATAGGAACCGCAGACTGGAGTACCGTTCAGGCAGAGTGGGTGAAACAATTTAAAACGCCAAACTATTTGAAAGTGAACGGTAAACCGCTGCTCATCATTTTCTCAGTCGGGAACCTGGTTAAAGATCTGGGATCGGCAGATGCTGTTAAAAGTGCTTTTCAGGAATTGAAAACTGCAGCAGCAGCCAGTGGATTAACTGGTGTAACCATGGCTGCCTGTATTTCTGGTGATGCACGAAGTGTCAAACAAGCCCAGGACTGTGGTTTTGATATCCTGACAGGGTATAATCAGCATAGCGCAGGCTTTACGGCGAAAACTACACAGATTCCTATTGACAGCATGCGGACTGCGGAGAAAAGATTATGGAACAGGGTAGCTAAAATCAGTGATTTGCCCTATATCCCGGTGTCTACCCTGAACTGGGATCCAAGACCCTGGGCAGCAACAAATAATGCCTATGATACTGCTCCTTATTTTGTCGGTTATTCTGAGCAATCAGTTTACAATTCCGTTTCGGGAATGATGACCTGGATGAATAAAAATGCAGCACATCTCACTAAAGAAAACATTGCATTGCTCTACGCATGGAATGAAAACGGAGAAGGCGCTTATCTGACTCCTTCTGCGAAAGGGCCGGACTTCCTCAGAGGACTACAAAAAGCTTTAAATAAACAATAA
- a CDS encoding aldolase catalytic domain-containing protein, whose translation MFKILDCTLRDGGYYTNWDFDKSLVHTYLSSLNNLPVDYIEVGYRSIPIKEYYGKYFYSPVYELQELKSLTTKKLVIIFNEKDIRVEHVADLLQPIIGIVDMVRIALDPQQLGRALKLAAEIKRYGFEVGFNVMYMSKWKQYGNFVEELSGLDGLADYFYMVDSYGGVFPDDVKQTMDLIRSKTDCKIGFHGHNNLEMALINSLTAVDYGADIVDSTILGMGRGAGNLKTELLLSVLNTKYNMDIDFNAIGNVVDGFDKLLKKYEWGTNVPYMISGSNSLPQKDVMDWYTTRVYSLNSMVRALQNQKNNIKDNEQLPVFTPAKSYDKVLILGGGPNSVEHSKAIIEFINHTENIAVVHSSSKNALYYKDVQADQFYCLVGNEGHRLEKVFSDLGDFKGICVFPPFPRKMGTYIPAQIHDQCFEFEQISFTDKFKESHSILALQTALELKAEEIYIAGFDGYQEASISQLERSLVDENEFLFQIFQETYAKDIISLTPTRYKTLQSGSVYSLVC comes from the coding sequence ATGTTTAAAATACTTGATTGTACCTTAAGGGACGGTGGTTACTACACGAACTGGGACTTCGATAAAAGTTTAGTTCATACTTATTTGTCCTCTCTAAACAACCTGCCAGTTGATTACATTGAGGTGGGTTACAGAAGCATTCCCATTAAAGAATATTATGGCAAATATTTTTATTCTCCTGTTTATGAATTGCAGGAGTTAAAAAGTCTGACCACTAAAAAGCTCGTGATCATTTTTAATGAAAAAGATATCAGAGTTGAACACGTAGCTGACCTGTTGCAGCCTATCATCGGTATCGTGGATATGGTGCGTATCGCACTCGATCCGCAGCAATTAGGACGTGCGCTGAAACTGGCTGCCGAAATCAAAAGATACGGTTTTGAAGTTGGCTTCAACGTGATGTACATGTCTAAATGGAAACAATACGGCAATTTTGTAGAAGAGCTGAGTGGTCTTGACGGCCTGGCTGATTATTTCTACATGGTAGATAGTTACGGCGGTGTATTTCCTGACGATGTGAAACAAACCATGGACCTGATCCGGTCAAAAACTGATTGTAAAATTGGTTTCCATGGCCACAATAACCTGGAAATGGCCTTGATCAATTCACTGACAGCCGTTGATTATGGAGCTGATATTGTGGATTCAACCATTTTAGGAATGGGACGCGGCGCAGGGAATTTAAAAACTGAACTGTTACTCTCAGTTTTAAATACCAAATATAACATGGACATCGATTTTAATGCGATTGGAAATGTGGTTGACGGCTTTGATAAACTCTTAAAAAAATACGAATGGGGAACTAACGTACCTTATATGATTTCAGGATCAAATTCATTGCCTCAAAAAGATGTAATGGACTGGTATACAACCCGTGTGTATTCCCTGAATAGTATGGTCAGAGCGCTTCAGAATCAAAAAAACAATATAAAAGATAATGAGCAGCTGCCAGTTTTTACACCTGCAAAATCTTATGATAAAGTACTTATTCTGGGAGGCGGACCAAATTCAGTGGAGCATTCCAAAGCCATTATTGAATTTATCAATCACACTGAAAATATAGCTGTTGTACATTCAAGTTCAAAAAATGCTTTGTACTACAAAGATGTTCAGGCAGACCAGTTCTATTGCCTGGTAGGGAATGAAGGCCATCGTTTGGAAAAAGTGTTCAGTGACCTTGGAGATTTTAAAGGTATTTGTGTTTTTCCTCCGTTCCCACGAAAAATGGGTACTTATATTCCTGCGCAGATCCATGATCAATGCTTCGAATTTGAACAAATATCTTTTACTGATAAGTTTAAAGAGTCGCACAGTATCCTGGCCTTGCAAACGGCATTGGAATTAAAAGCAGAAGAGATTTATATTGCTGGCTTTGACGGTTATCAGGAAGCTTCAATTTCTCAGCTGGAAAGAAGCCTGGTAGACGAAAATGAATTTTTGTTCCAGATCTTCCAGGAAACTTATGCTAAAGATATTATCTCTTTAACTCCTACAAGGTATAAAACCTTACAGTCCGGTTCAGTCTATAGTCTGGTATGCTAA